A genomic stretch from Mycobacterium paraterrae includes:
- the eccE gene encoding type VII secretion protein EccE: MSAQPTISPPTGRISLVLLAATFAAVGYPWHSDRERWVLGVAIVVVVVLLARWRGLPLTTILYRRLAILRPNRGARRAEESVTDVRTTALLRVTPPLSEADALPLALIAGYADRYGLRADAIRVTSRDSTSEVGTRERETWIGVTLSAADNLAALQARSPRIPLHETAEVAARRLADHLRESGWNAALVNPDDVPSPFIRPAKETWAGVSQGSSTYVAAYGVKVDTALPNTLAAIWSYPVREVWTAAEVSGSGADQTLAVACAFRTDAKPTANGPLPGLISKSGIQREALTALDPLSNRRLDGHVVLPESLLLERLRWTSTAQPQPIA; encoded by the coding sequence GTGAGCGCGCAGCCCACCATCTCCCCGCCCACCGGACGGATCTCGCTGGTGCTGTTGGCCGCCACGTTTGCCGCCGTCGGTTACCCGTGGCACTCGGATCGCGAACGCTGGGTGCTCGGGGTTGCGATCGTCGTGGTGGTCGTGCTGCTGGCGCGTTGGCGGGGACTGCCCCTCACCACCATCCTGTACCGCCGACTGGCCATCCTGCGGCCCAACCGGGGCGCCCGGCGCGCCGAGGAGTCGGTGACCGATGTGCGGACCACTGCGTTGCTCCGGGTCACGCCTCCGTTGAGCGAGGCCGACGCGCTGCCGTTGGCACTGATCGCCGGTTATGCGGACCGCTACGGCCTACGGGCCGACGCCATTCGTGTCACCAGCCGTGACAGCACCTCGGAGGTCGGCACCCGGGAACGCGAGACGTGGATCGGCGTAACGCTTTCCGCCGCCGACAATCTCGCCGCGCTGCAGGCCCGTTCACCGCGGATTCCGCTGCATGAGACCGCCGAGGTGGCGGCACGACGGCTGGCGGATCATCTGCGCGAAAGTGGCTGGAACGCTGCCCTCGTCAATCCCGACGACGTCCCCTCGCCGTTCATCCGTCCGGCCAAGGAGACCTGGGCCGGAGTCAGCCAGGGCAGCTCGACATACGTCGCCGCATACGGCGTCAAGGTCGACACGGCGTTGCCCAATACGCTCGCCGCCATCTGGTCGTACCCGGTCCGCGAGGTCTGGACGGCCGCCGAGGTGTCCGGCTCCGGCGCCGATCAGACCCTCGCGGTCGCCTGCGCCTTCCGCACCGACGCTAAGCCGACCGCGAATGGGCCACTGCCTGGGCTGATTTCGAAGTCCGGCATTCAGCGTGAAGCGTTGACCGCATTGGATCCGCTGTCGAATCGGCGCCTCGACGGCCACGTGGTGCTGCCCGAGTCGCTGCTCTTGGAGCGACTGCGCTGGACCAGCACCGCCCAGCCGCAGCCGATCGCCTGA
- the stf0 gene encoding trehalose 2-sulfotransferase has product MPDHPTSYLVLASQRCGSTLLVESLRATGSAGEPQEFFQYLPTTGMAPQPRQWFADAEDETILHLLDPLDPGTPDTSSSVAWREHIRSSGRTPNGVWGGKLMWNQTPLLQQRASSLPDRSGDGLRAAIKDVIGNEPVYVHVHRPDVVSQAVSFWRAVQTRMWRGRPHPEHEAKATYHAGAIAHAVAMLREQDECWRAWFAEEGIEPIDVPYPALWRNLSSIVATVLKAIGQDPRLAPQSAPKPPDEEHADEWVDRYRDDARRLGLPQ; this is encoded by the coding sequence GTGCCCGATCATCCCACGTCCTATCTCGTGCTCGCCTCGCAGCGCTGCGGCAGCACGTTGTTGGTCGAGTCGCTGCGGGCCACCGGCAGCGCGGGCGAGCCGCAGGAGTTCTTCCAGTACCTGCCGACCACCGGGATGGCGCCGCAACCGCGGCAATGGTTTGCCGACGCCGAAGACGAGACGATCCTGCATCTGCTCGACCCGCTGGACCCAGGCACACCGGACACCTCGTCGTCGGTCGCCTGGCGTGAGCACATCCGTAGCTCGGGCCGCACACCCAACGGTGTCTGGGGTGGCAAGCTGATGTGGAACCAGACTCCCCTACTGCAGCAACGGGCGTCGTCGCTGCCCGATCGCTCCGGCGACGGCCTGCGGGCGGCAATCAAGGACGTCATCGGTAACGAGCCGGTCTATGTGCATGTGCACCGGCCGGACGTGGTGTCGCAGGCGGTGTCGTTCTGGCGAGCGGTACAGACGCGGATGTGGCGTGGCCGCCCTCATCCCGAGCATGAGGCGAAGGCCACCTATCACGCCGGTGCGATCGCCCACGCCGTCGCGATGCTGCGCGAGCAAGACGAGTGCTGGCGCGCCTGGTTCGCCGAAGAGGGTATCGAGCCGATCGACGTCCCCTATCCGGCGCTGTGGCGCAATTTGTCGTCGATCGTCGCAACGGTGTTGAAAGCGATCGGTCAGGATCCCCGGCTGGCTCCGCAGTCAGCGCCGAAACCCCCGGACGAGGAGCACGCCGACGAATGGGTCGATCGCTACCGCGACGACGCCCGGCGGCTGGGCTTGCCGCAATAG
- a CDS encoding amidohydrolase family protein, with product MTEDDEIAEVRQIWSELGLPGVIDVHTHFMPKSVMDKVWRYFDSAGPLVGRQWPINYRTAESERVEMLRQFGVRAFTSLVYPHKPQMAAWLNQWAVQFARETPDCLATATFYPEPDAGHYVAAAIDSGARIFKAHVQVGRYDPNDPSLDPVWGAVEDARTPVVIHCGSGPTPGEYTGPGPIQALLQRFPRLRLIVAHLGMPEYTDFLDICERSAEVRLDTTMAFTPFIDEQMPFPASELNRLRDLGDRILFGSDFPNIPYSYADALRSLIELPGVDDAWLRGVLHDNAAQLFG from the coding sequence ATGACTGAAGACGACGAGATCGCCGAGGTTCGGCAGATCTGGTCGGAGCTGGGCTTGCCCGGCGTGATCGACGTCCACACCCACTTCATGCCGAAGTCGGTGATGGACAAGGTCTGGCGGTATTTCGACTCGGCCGGCCCGCTGGTCGGCCGGCAGTGGCCGATCAACTACCGGACGGCCGAGTCCGAGCGGGTCGAAATGCTGCGCCAGTTCGGGGTGCGCGCCTTCACCTCACTGGTCTACCCGCACAAGCCTCAGATGGCCGCGTGGCTCAACCAGTGGGCCGTGCAGTTCGCCCGCGAGACACCGGATTGCCTTGCTACCGCCACGTTTTACCCCGAGCCGGACGCTGGACACTACGTCGCGGCCGCGATCGACAGCGGAGCACGGATCTTCAAAGCGCACGTCCAGGTCGGCCGGTACGACCCCAACGATCCGTCGCTCGACCCGGTTTGGGGAGCCGTAGAGGACGCCCGGACACCGGTGGTCATTCACTGCGGGTCCGGCCCCACACCCGGCGAATACACCGGTCCTGGGCCGATACAGGCTCTGCTGCAACGCTTTCCGCGGCTGCGACTGATTGTCGCGCATCTGGGAATGCCGGAGTACACCGATTTCTTGGACATCTGCGAGCGGTCGGCCGAGGTGCGGCTCGACACCACGATGGCGTTCACGCCGTTCATCGACGAGCAGATGCCATTCCCGGCGTCGGAGCTCAATCGTCTGCGCGACTTGGGCGACCGCATCCTGTTCGGCAGCGACTTCCCTAACATCCCCTACAGCTACGCCGACGCCCTGCGCTCGCTGATCGAGCTACCCGGCGTCGATGACGCCTGGCTGCGCGGCGTTCTGCATGACAACGCCGCGCAGCTGTTCGGCTAG
- the mycP gene encoding type VII secretion-associated serine protease mycosin encodes MSSARTRRIGCLAAALVATLWGCPPALAVDRPQVDPGAPPPPGAPGPVAPMEKSGECSATGLISGSDLKAVPPSQQTLDPPAAWHFSRGDGQLVAVLDTGVRPGPRLPGVQPGGDYIESTDGLTDCDGRGTAVAGLIAGQPGDDGFAGIAPGAKLVSLRVTSSKFAPRGVGGDPSQSRAIVDVTALGRAIVHAADLGARVITVAGITCVAADRNVDQGALGAAIRYAAVDKDAVIVAAAGNIGAAGATSGAACDSNPLTDLSHPDDPRNWDGVTSVSVPSWWQPYVLSVGSLTPGDQPSKFTMAGPWVGVAAPGEGIVSVSNRDDGGLANGLPNEHQQLVPLSGTSYAAGYVAGVAALVRSKYPELNSTQVIQRITGSAHNGARAPSNVVGAGAVDPVAALTWQLPAAPNSDTSPVKHVAAPPEPAPKSPWPRIVAFGGTAALALAVVAAAAIAARRRKETSL; translated from the coding sequence ATGAGCTCTGCTCGCACCCGGCGAATCGGTTGTCTCGCAGCGGCTTTGGTTGCCACGCTGTGGGGCTGCCCGCCTGCGCTGGCGGTCGACCGGCCTCAGGTCGACCCCGGTGCACCGCCGCCTCCCGGCGCTCCCGGTCCGGTGGCGCCGATGGAGAAGAGCGGGGAGTGCAGCGCTACCGGGCTCATCTCGGGCTCAGACCTCAAGGCGGTGCCGCCGAGTCAGCAGACGCTGGATCCCCCTGCGGCCTGGCACTTTTCCCGCGGTGACGGCCAACTGGTCGCCGTCCTCGACACCGGTGTGCGGCCGGGTCCGCGGTTACCCGGTGTACAGCCGGGCGGTGACTACATCGAGTCGACCGACGGGCTCACCGACTGCGACGGGCGCGGTACCGCGGTGGCCGGCCTGATCGCCGGCCAGCCCGGTGACGACGGCTTTGCCGGAATAGCCCCGGGCGCCAAGCTGGTCTCGTTGCGGGTGACGTCGTCGAAATTCGCGCCGCGCGGTGTGGGCGGCGACCCGAGCCAGTCTCGGGCGATCGTGGACGTGACCGCGCTCGGTCGCGCGATCGTGCACGCGGCCGACCTCGGTGCACGGGTCATCACCGTCGCGGGAATCACCTGTGTGGCAGCCGATCGCAACGTCGACCAAGGTGCGCTGGGAGCGGCCATTCGCTATGCCGCCGTCGATAAAGACGCGGTGATCGTGGCCGCGGCCGGCAACATCGGCGCCGCCGGCGCCACCAGTGGAGCGGCGTGTGATTCGAACCCGCTCACCGACTTGAGCCACCCGGACGATCCACGCAACTGGGACGGCGTCACGTCGGTATCGGTGCCGTCCTGGTGGCAGCCCTATGTGCTCTCGGTCGGCTCGCTCACGCCCGGCGATCAGCCGTCCAAGTTCACCATGGCCGGTCCGTGGGTCGGTGTCGCCGCCCCGGGCGAGGGCATCGTCTCGGTGAGTAATCGCGACGACGGTGGACTCGCCAACGGCCTGCCGAACGAACACCAGCAGCTGGTCCCGCTGTCGGGCACCAGCTACGCCGCCGGATACGTCGCCGGTGTCGCGGCCTTGGTGCGCAGCAAGTACCCGGAGTTGAACTCCACGCAGGTGATCCAGCGGATCACCGGGTCCGCGCACAACGGCGCCCGAGCGCCGTCGAACGTGGTCGGAGCCGGTGCCGTGGATCCGGTGGCCGCGCTGACCTGGCAGCTTCCCGCCGCCCCGAACAGCGATACGTCACCCGTGAAACACGTTGCGGCGCCGCCTGAGCCCGCGCCGAAGAGCCCGTGGCCACGGATCGTCGCATTCGGCGGAACGGCCGCTCTCGCACTGGCCGTCGTGGCTGCCGCCGCGATCGCCGCACGCCGACGAAAGGAAACCTCACTGTGA
- a CDS encoding trans-aconitate 2-methyltransferase, which translates to MWDPDIYLGFADHRARPFYDLLARVGPAEPRRVVDLGCGPGTLTGELARRWPNARIEAIDSSPEMVEAAQGRGVDASVTDLRSWTPQPDTDVVLSNAAMQWVPEHRELFVRWAGQLTAGAWIAIQMPGNFESPSHAAARIVAGREPFANKLRGIPFQGGRVVDEPARYADLLIDAGCTVDAWETTYLHELTGEHPVLDWISGTALTPVKEQLNEAEYQRFCEELIPLLAEAYPSRPDGVTFYPFRRVFFVARVGG; encoded by the coding sequence ATGTGGGATCCGGACATCTATCTCGGCTTTGCCGATCACCGGGCCCGCCCGTTCTACGACCTGCTGGCCCGGGTGGGGCCGGCCGAGCCTCGCCGGGTCGTCGACCTCGGCTGCGGGCCGGGCACTCTCACCGGTGAGCTGGCTCGCCGCTGGCCGAACGCGCGCATCGAGGCCATCGACAGCTCACCGGAGATGGTCGAGGCGGCTCAAGGACGCGGGGTGGACGCGTCGGTCACCGACCTGAGATCCTGGACGCCGCAGCCCGATACCGACGTCGTGCTCAGCAACGCCGCGATGCAGTGGGTACCCGAGCACCGCGAGCTGTTCGTTCGGTGGGCGGGTCAATTGACCGCCGGGGCGTGGATCGCCATCCAGATGCCGGGGAACTTCGAATCCCCTTCGCACGCTGCGGCTCGCATTGTCGCTGGCCGCGAGCCATTTGCAAACAAGTTGCGCGGCATTCCGTTTCAGGGCGGAAGGGTGGTCGACGAGCCGGCGCGGTATGCCGATCTGCTGATCGATGCCGGGTGCACGGTCGACGCCTGGGAGACCACATACCTTCACGAACTCACCGGCGAGCACCCGGTATTGGACTGGATCAGCGGCACCGCGCTGACGCCCGTCAAGGAACAGCTCAATGAGGCGGAATACCAACGCTTTTGTGAAGAGCTCATCCCGTTGCTGGCAGAGGCGTATCCGTCACGTCCAGACGGCGTCACGTTCTACCCGTTCCGGCGGGTGTTCTTCGTCGCGCGGGTCGGCGGCTGA